A genomic region of Clostridia bacterium contains the following coding sequences:
- a CDS encoding beta-aspartyl-peptidase, whose amino-acid sequence MTQAKEGAALWVRGAEVYAPEPLGRKDVLAVHGRITAIADRLPTPPAWLPGEEIDGRGLRLAPGLIDGHVHILGGGGEGGPTTRAPEVTVEALVTGGITTIVGLLGFDSVTRSVISLLAKARALQEEGVSAWIYTGSYQVPPRTVTGDVETDIVLIREVVGVGEIAIADQRASQADLGEIVRLAARARIGGFLANKSGRVHLHVGDGPAGLEPLVEAVARTDLPLSQFYPTHVNRQPRLLEQAAELARQGVPVDVTASATPELDAPDAVPPDEAVRRLLDSGVDPGLVTMSSDGNGSLPAFDEHGDLVSVEVGSVHILWEKLRRTVTRAGVPLETALRLATENVAQILKLPGKGRVAPGMDADFILLDDDLRLRAVIAGGRVAARDGKPLLHGPFEARARAGARRPSN is encoded by the coding sequence GTGACGCAAGCGAAGGAAGGCGCGGCGCTCTGGGTCCGCGGCGCCGAGGTCTACGCGCCGGAACCCCTCGGTCGCAAGGATGTGCTGGCGGTGCACGGGCGCATCACGGCCATCGCCGACCGCCTGCCGACGCCCCCCGCCTGGCTGCCCGGGGAGGAGATCGACGGCCGCGGCCTGCGTCTTGCGCCCGGCCTGATCGACGGCCACGTGCACATCCTGGGCGGCGGGGGCGAGGGCGGGCCCACGACGAGAGCGCCCGAGGTGACGGTCGAGGCGCTCGTCACCGGCGGGATCACGACGATCGTCGGCCTCCTGGGCTTCGACAGCGTCACGCGCTCCGTGATCTCGCTGCTGGCGAAGGCGCGCGCCCTGCAGGAGGAAGGCGTGTCCGCGTGGATCTACACCGGCTCCTACCAGGTGCCCCCGCGCACGGTCACGGGCGACGTTGAAACCGACATCGTGCTGATCCGCGAGGTCGTCGGTGTCGGCGAGATCGCCATCGCCGACCAGCGCGCGTCGCAGGCGGACCTTGGCGAGATCGTCCGGCTCGCGGCGCGGGCGCGCATCGGCGGCTTCCTCGCGAACAAGTCCGGCCGGGTTCACCTGCACGTGGGCGACGGTCCGGCCGGCCTGGAGCCGTTGGTCGAGGCCGTCGCGCGGACGGACCTGCCCCTCTCCCAGTTCTACCCGACGCACGTGAACCGCCAGCCGCGCCTGCTGGAGCAGGCCGCGGAACTCGCCCGCCAGGGCGTGCCCGTCGACGTGACGGCGTCCGCCACGCCGGAGCTCGACGCCCCCGACGCCGTCCCGCCGGACGAGGCGGTGCGCCGGCTGCTGGACAGCGGCGTCGACCCGGGACTCGTCACGATGAGTTCCGACGGCAACGGCAGCCTGCCGGCCTTCGACGAGCACGGCGACCTCGTGTCGGTGGAGGTCGGATCGGTCCACATCCTCTGGGAAAAGCTGCGGCGCACGGTGACGCGCGCGGGGGTGCCACTGGAGACGGCGCTGCGGCTCGCGACCGAGAATGTCGCGCAAATCCTCAAGCTGCCGGGCAAGGGGCGCGTGGCGCCGGGCATGGACGCCGACTTCATCCTGCTGGACGACGATCTTCGCCTGCGCGCCGTCATCGCCGGCGGCCGCGTCGCGGCCAGGGACGGCAAACCGCTTCTGCACGGCCCCTTCGAGGCCAGGGCGCGCGCCGGCGCCCGGCGTCCATCCAACTGA
- the paaJ gene encoding phenylacetate-CoA oxygenase subunit PaaJ, translated as MRVDDVWDALGTVCDPEIPTVSIVDLGLVESVRCQGGRVEVDLLPTFTGCPALDVIREAVERAVGTIPHVERVDVRYLLSPAWSSDRVTERGRAALQAFGIAPPRREGPAAARPAQNVACPYCGSTATVLESDFGPTRCRTIYYCRACRNPFEKMKEV; from the coding sequence GTGCGTGTGGACGACGTGTGGGACGCCCTGGGGACGGTGTGCGATCCGGAGATCCCGACGGTCTCCATCGTGGACCTGGGGCTCGTGGAGTCGGTGCGCTGCCAAGGCGGCCGCGTCGAGGTCGACCTGCTCCCCACCTTCACGGGCTGCCCGGCCCTGGACGTGATCCGGGAGGCCGTGGAACGGGCGGTGGGGACGATCCCACACGTGGAGCGCGTCGACGTGCGCTACCTCCTGAGCCCGGCCTGGTCCAGCGACCGCGTCACGGAACGGGGGAGAGCCGCCCTGCAGGCGTTCGGCATCGCCCCGCCCCGGCGCGAAGGCCCCGCCGCGGCGCGGCCCGCGCAGAACGTGGCCTGCCCGTACTGCGGCTCGACGGCGACGGTTCTCGAGAGCGACTTCGGCCCGACGCGCTGCCGCACGATCTACTATTGCCGGGCCTGCCGCAACCCGTTCGAGAAGATGAAGGAAGTCTGA
- the paaC gene encoding phenylacetate-CoA oxygenase subunit PaaC, producing MNAALRHLLLCLADDELVLGHRDSEWTAFAPFIEEDVAMASIAQDEISHASVFFNLLKDLGGDDPDRLAFLRDAPEFRNARLLERPNGDWAYTVVRHFLYDLFDDLRLDALAASSCRELAQVVDRLRREERYHLMHGRAWVARLAGAEGEARSRFETALEAVLADVPGLFEMTALDRAATEAGFFPGGAAGLASAWAERAREELAPFGLAERVPGAASLLAVAGGEAPRPEALGGREGAHTEDLDRLLGALGEVYRSDPQAAW from the coding sequence GCTCGTCCTGGGCCACCGCGACTCGGAATGGACGGCGTTCGCGCCGTTCATCGAGGAGGACGTGGCGATGGCCTCCATCGCCCAGGACGAGATCAGCCACGCCTCCGTCTTCTTCAACCTGCTGAAGGACCTGGGCGGCGACGATCCGGATCGCCTGGCGTTCCTTCGGGACGCGCCGGAGTTCCGGAACGCGCGCCTCCTGGAGCGGCCGAACGGCGACTGGGCCTACACCGTCGTCCGCCACTTCCTGTACGACCTGTTCGACGACCTCCGCCTCGACGCGCTCGCCGCGTCGAGCTGCCGCGAGCTGGCGCAGGTCGTCGACCGGCTTCGCCGCGAGGAGCGCTACCACCTGATGCACGGCCGCGCGTGGGTGGCGCGGCTGGCCGGCGCGGAGGGGGAAGCGCGGTCGCGATTCGAGACGGCGCTCGAAGCGGTGCTCGCGGACGTCCCCGGCCTGTTCGAAATGACCGCGCTCGACCGCGCCGCCACCGAGGCGGGATTCTTCCCGGGCGGCGCGGCCGGCCTCGCGAGCGCCTGGGCGGAACGCGCGCGCGAGGAGCTCGCGCCCTTCGGGCTGGCGGAGCGCGTGCCCGGCGCGGCGTCGCTGCTGGCCGTCGCCGGCGGGGAGGCGCCGCGGCCGGAGGCGCTGGGCGGCCGCGAGGGCGCGCACACGGAGGACCTCGACCGCCTGCTCGGCGCGCTCGGAGAAGTGTACCGGAGCGACCCTCAGGCGGCCTGGTGA